In Vibrio sp. NTOU-M3, the following proteins share a genomic window:
- a CDS encoding two-component system response regulator — MNEEKATILVVDDNSENRALLSGLLASTFRVLIATNGMQAIQACKKHLPDIVLLDIMMPEMDGYEVCRRLKQDPETENVPIIFLTAKSQIEDEQRGFEMGAVDYILKPISPPILLARVGTHLRLKEARSALAKQNEVLEVKVQERTHELEEIQNATMMAMASLAETRDNETGNHIRRTQQYIKALADELVLEGMFLEELTEANIATIYKSAPLHDIGKVGIPDSVLLKPGKLTNEEFEIMKSHTSLGKDVIETVERSIDFQCDFLMYAKEIAHYHQEKWDGSGYPKGLKGNEIPISARMMAIADVYDALISKRVYKPAFPHEKAVSIIEEGAGQHFDPVMVKAFLAIEQQFKSIAEAYKDDDLEDGMDMSLDKAN; from the coding sequence ATGAATGAAGAAAAAGCAACTATCCTTGTGGTAGATGACAATTCAGAAAACAGAGCTCTGTTAAGCGGACTGCTTGCTTCAACGTTTCGAGTTCTCATTGCCACCAATGGTATGCAAGCGATACAAGCGTGTAAAAAACACCTACCAGATATCGTCCTATTAGACATTATGATGCCAGAAATGGACGGGTATGAGGTGTGTCGACGTCTTAAACAAGATCCTGAAACAGAGAATGTTCCAATCATTTTCTTAACTGCAAAATCTCAGATAGAAGATGAGCAGCGTGGCTTTGAAATGGGAGCCGTAGATTATATTTTGAAGCCTATCAGTCCACCTATTTTACTGGCTCGCGTTGGAACACATCTTAGATTGAAAGAAGCTAGAAGTGCCTTAGCAAAACAAAACGAGGTTCTAGAAGTTAAAGTCCAAGAGCGAACTCATGAACTCGAAGAAATCCAAAATGCGACAATGATGGCAATGGCGTCTTTAGCTGAAACCAGAGATAACGAGACGGGCAATCATATTCGTCGAACACAACAATACATTAAAGCGTTGGCAGATGAGTTGGTTCTTGAAGGTATGTTTCTTGAGGAATTAACAGAGGCAAATATCGCGACAATTTATAAGTCCGCGCCACTTCATGATATTGGTAAGGTGGGGATTCCTGATAGCGTATTATTGAAGCCGGGAAAGTTAACGAACGAAGAGTTTGAAATCATGAAGTCTCATACGTCATTAGGTAAAGACGTAATTGAAACAGTAGAGCGCTCAATCGACTTTCAGTGTGATTTTTTAATGTATGCCAAAGAGATTGCCCATTATCACCAAGAGAAATGGGATGGTAGTGGGTACCCTAAAGGACTAAAAGGTAATGAAATTCCGATTAGTGCAAGGATGATGGCAATTGCTGATGTGTACGATGCGTTGATCTCAAAACGTGTTTATAAGCCTGCGTTCCCTCACGAAAAAGCTGTAAGTATTATTGAAGAAGGGGCAGGCCAACATTTTGATCCTGTGATGGTGAAAGCATTTCTCGCTATCGAGCAACAATTTAAGTCAATTGCAGAAGCATACAAAGATGACGATCTTGAAGACGGTATGGATATGTCTTTAGATAAGGCAAACTAA
- a CDS encoding cystatin domain-containing protein, with product MKKVLLVSVIGTLVLAGCNQKAPEPAEVQTTPNRPMCQIKENMPGGWNISKVTPEVQSALDTVMSQMNTAAKVKEINEVRTQVVSGLNYAIEFTLDNDEVWNTVVYRDLQGNYKMIQVAKQGHLCP from the coding sequence ATGAAGAAAGTCTTACTTGTATCAGTCATTGGTACGCTGGTTTTGGCAGGATGCAACCAAAAAGCACCGGAACCCGCTGAAGTACAAACAACACCAAACAGACCAATGTGCCAAATAAAAGAGAACATGCCCGGAGGCTGGAACATTTCGAAAGTCACACCTGAAGTACAATCAGCGTTAGATACCGTTATGAGCCAAATGAATACCGCAGCAAAAGTAAAAGAAATCAATGAAGTTCGCACCCAAGTTGTCAGTGGTTTGAACTACGCGATTGAGTTTACCTTGGATAACGACGAAGTTTGGAATACCGTTGTGTATCGTGATTTGCAAGGCAATTACAAGATGATCCAAGTAGCTAAACAAGGTCACCTTTGCCCTTAG
- a CDS encoding DUF3316 domain-containing protein gives MKKTILLLSALLMSSSVFAAISTTHSDRSFKSNEYQTKQEAYDAGYEMMDTLRTMPASELRNKLGIIENTLQYNSIKIDDMKLSVEEYSKQLGDMKYRAILNVDYQYKYRDND, from the coding sequence ATGAAAAAGACAATCTTATTGCTTTCTGCCCTATTAATGAGCTCATCAGTTTTTGCGGCAATTTCAACAACACATTCGGATCGTTCTTTCAAATCAAACGAGTATCAAACTAAACAAGAAGCGTATGATGCTGGTTACGAAATGATGGATACTTTGAGAACCATGCCTGCATCGGAATTACGTAACAAACTCGGTATCATCGAAAATACGTTGCAGTATAACAGCATCAAGATCGATGACATGAAATTGAGTGTTGAAGAATACTCTAAACAACTCGGTGATATGAAATATCGAGCAATACTCAACGTCGACTACCAATATAAATACCGCGATAACGACTAA
- a CDS encoding Hsp20 family protein, with protein sequence MSLIPRDSWADFYRLFDNAFPAIRPRHDMDRFSPRIDVLEKETAFEIIADLPGVAKEDISITYQRGVLTLEACTNKQIESSDNNRVIHKERYEGKMIRSFTLGENLLWEDIYAEYQEGVLVIVVPKPDHVIEEPNRIEIN encoded by the coding sequence ATGAGCTTAATACCAAGAGACTCCTGGGCTGACTTTTATCGCCTATTTGACAATGCATTTCCGGCTATTCGTCCTCGTCATGATATGGATCGTTTTTCTCCAAGAATCGATGTACTAGAAAAAGAAACCGCTTTTGAGATCATCGCGGACTTACCCGGTGTTGCTAAAGAAGACATATCAATTACTTACCAAAGAGGTGTACTGACATTAGAAGCATGTACTAACAAGCAAATTGAAAGCTCCGACAACAACAGAGTAATCCATAAAGAACGTTATGAAGGAAAAATGATTCGAAGTTTCACATTAGGCGAAAATTTACTTTGGGAGGATATCTACGCCGAGTATCAAGAAGGCGTTTTAGTTATTGTTGTACCAAAACCAGACCATGTTATTGAGGAGCCAAATAGGATTGAAATTAACTGA
- a CDS encoding HD-GYP domain-containing protein, whose amino-acid sequence MPIENLSDCTVLIVDDSSDNLAFMSQGLANRYQIKAAKSGQMAMDILRKFDIDLILLDIVMPELTGYDVIRVITHNPDTQHIPVIFLTGKDTPEDEKLGFELGAADYIHKPVSIPLLRSRVKTHLQNKRSKDILRDQNGYLEKEVVKRSTELDRMQDAVVFALASLAETRDPETGNHILRTQHYVKLLAEHLATKPKYKNTLTPKVIDSYFKAAPLHDIGKVGIADNILLKPGKLTDEEFEIMKTHAALGLQALEKAETLSGAQTDLISVSKEIAYGHHEKWDGSGYPQGISKESIPLSARMMAIADVYDALRCRRVYKDPMTHEDAREIILKGSGNHFDPELIEAFCEQEALFIKIASEFSDD is encoded by the coding sequence ATGCCTATAGAAAATCTCAGCGATTGCACAGTGTTAATCGTCGACGATTCTTCAGACAACCTTGCATTTATGAGCCAAGGACTCGCTAATCGTTATCAAATTAAGGCAGCGAAATCAGGCCAAATGGCGATGGATATATTAAGAAAATTCGACATAGACCTGATCCTGCTTGATATCGTAATGCCCGAACTAACCGGATACGATGTGATACGGGTTATTACTCATAACCCCGATACACAGCATATCCCGGTTATTTTCTTAACAGGCAAAGACACACCTGAAGACGAGAAGCTTGGATTTGAATTGGGTGCTGCCGATTACATTCATAAACCTGTTAGTATTCCTTTGTTGCGTTCACGTGTTAAAACTCACCTTCAAAATAAACGTTCTAAAGATATTCTGCGCGATCAAAATGGTTACCTAGAAAAGGAAGTCGTAAAACGTTCGACAGAATTGGACAGAATGCAGGACGCAGTTGTGTTTGCACTGGCAAGTCTCGCTGAGACAAGGGACCCTGAAACAGGTAACCACATTTTAAGAACGCAACATTATGTGAAGTTACTTGCCGAACATTTAGCGACTAAACCGAAGTACAAAAATACGTTAACCCCCAAAGTTATTGATAGCTATTTTAAAGCAGCACCACTACATGATATTGGCAAAGTGGGCATTGCAGATAATATTCTGTTAAAACCCGGAAAACTTACCGATGAAGAATTTGAGATCATGAAAACCCATGCGGCACTTGGCCTACAAGCACTTGAAAAAGCAGAAACGCTCTCAGGTGCCCAAACCGATTTGATCTCCGTCTCCAAAGAAATTGCTTATGGCCATCATGAAAAGTGGGATGGCTCTGGTTATCCCCAAGGTATCTCTAAAGAGAGTATTCCTTTAAGCGCTCGAATGATGGCAATCGCCGACGTATACGATGCCCTTCGGTGTCGGCGCGTATATAAAGATCCTATGACCCATGAAGATGCACGCGAAATCATCTTGAAAGGTTCTGGCAACCACTTCGACCCTGAACTCATCGAAGCTTTCTGCGAGCAAGAAGCACTATTTATAAAAATCGCATCGGAGTTCAGTGACGATTGA